The DNA segment GTGGCAGAGTTAGTTTTCCCAGTTTGGTTTCCTTTTCGACCTTTCTTTTGATTGCTGGTACGGGAGGATACAGTCTCAAAGCTTCCTCGATGATCATATTCATCTGCAGGATCAAAAACAGAGTGCAGATAAGAGAAATGTTTTTTGAGGGTAATAATTAAGCATGGAAAGGTATTGAAAAGTTTACTAGTGTTTTGATTTTGTTTGCTCCCAAGAAACTATGCCAATTCCACAGGGGATGTTCAAATTACTTACAATTTTCAGCCTGGCTATGCTATCTTCAGTAGGATTCTGTTCACCAAACAATTCCATCACTTCTTTCCTTGCTTTCTCTTGCCATTCTTCGTCCAAAGATAGAAGAAGAATCATCCACGTGAGCAACGATGTTGTCGTTTCATGTCCTGCGAAGTAAAATGTCTTGCACTCGTCGACTATATCTTCAACAGAAATCCTCTTGTTTTCATCAGGATCCTCGTACATTTCCAGGAGCTTTCCAAGAAAATCAGGCCTGGAACTTTCTCTGtttccacttctttgttcaaatctttTGCTTATTATCTTCATTATACAATCCTGAATCCCTTTCTCTATCCTCTCGGATTCGTGATCATCCTTGCTTTTCAAGAATCGGCTGGAATACAATTTAACTACTGCGTTAATTCCAGGGAATTAATCAGTCGAGGTTCAAGAATCCAGGAATATGTAGTAGTTATACCTGATCACAGGAAACTTAATTTTGTGAGCATTTCTTGAAACTATTAATGTCAGATTCATCAGCATATCAAAAACATTCTTCCCTTCTAGATAACTGCTGCCAAAAGCTGTCCTGGAAATGATTTCCGATGCCAATATTCTGAACTCTTCGAATACCTCAATCTCTTTTCCTTCATATTCTTTCCATTTCTCCAGCATTGTCTCCGCGCTTTGGATCATCACAGGAATCATGTCCTGTGTATACATAGTAGATAAAATTTTAGGCTGTTTCACTCAGGAACATTTTCGGAAGTATTTTATCTCAAAGAATCATAGATATCGCGTCCTTGTTACTTTTAGGCTTTCGGCATGAAAAACATGGTTAGCCAATTTTCGCATCTTTGCCCATTTTTCGCCTTTGGAAGATGATAGACCATCTCCGAGTAGCTTCTGTGCATACCCTTCGATATCTATTTTGGGGTAGTAGTCATTTTTATTGGTGAGTATTTCTTTAACAAGCTCGGGTTCGGTCACCACCAGCTGAGCTTGAAAACCATACCAAGTCAGAAAGTTGGCACCTGTGTAAAAAGGAAAAAGACTGAAGCATTCAGAGGTCAAATTGAGAAAAGTGACCCATGACTTTGAAGATTTGCTTAGAATTTAACTCTTACCATACAGGTTTGCCCATGAATGAACATGGGGTAAAATTCTTGGGAATATGTTATGTGAAATACCTCCCATTGCTTTCTTCATAGAAGCCCTTCTCATACTGATAATTTCCTTTGTGTTTCCATGTAGAAATTCATATGAAGGACCATTTATCCCTTGTGATTTCATTATGTGCTGCACTCGAATCGGATTCAGCCACACTTTCTTAAGAAATCCGAAAACGGTTGACAAGAAATATAAGAAAACAGAGCTTGCAAGAAGGGTGATTATCTGTACAAAAATAGCCATAATGTTTTCTTGATTACAAGTAATATTCCGGCATGGACACAAAGCTATAGTACTGTCTCTTATATCTCCATTACTGATCAACTTTAAGAATAAACCTATATAAAAACAGCAATAATTGTACTAGAGTTATAACTAGTCATGTTTTGGCTCCTTCCATTGATTCAAATCTTTCATAGTGGAT comes from the Henckelia pumila isolate YLH828 chromosome 1, ASM3356847v2, whole genome shotgun sequence genome and includes:
- the LOC140878883 gene encoding cytochrome P450 CYP749A22-like, coding for MAIFVQIITLLASSVFLYFLSTVFGFLKKVWLNPIRVQHIMKSQGINGPSYEFLHGNTKEIISMRRASMKKAMGGISHNIFPRILPHVHSWANLYGANFLTWYGFQAQLVVTEPELVKEILTNKNDYYPKIDIEGYAQKLLGDGLSSSKGEKWAKMRKLANHVFHAESLKDMIPVMIQSAETMLEKWKEYEGKEIEVFEEFRILASEIISRTAFGSSYLEGKNVFDMLMNLTLIVSRNAHKIKFPVISRFLKSKDDHESERIEKGIQDCIMKIISKRFEQRSGNRESSRPDFLGKLLEMYEDPDENKRISVEDIVDECKTFYFAGHETTTSLLTWMILLLSLDEEWQEKARKEVMELFGEQNPTEDSIARLKIMNMIIEEALRLYPPVPAIKRKVEKETKLGKLTLPPQIELYISPLALHHDSKIWGEDVHLFKPERFAQGIVKAANGISVAFLPFGFGPRTCVGLNFAIVEAKIALSMILQRYRFVLSPGYVHSPVQIFMVRPQHGVQVILHRI